In Pseudomonas sp. DNDY-54, a genomic segment contains:
- the aliB gene encoding cyclohexanecarboxyl-CoA dehydrogenase: MNFGFNEHQTAIRDSVARFSADVLMPGYRRREREGCIERSLIEQMGGMGLLGGELPEAFGGSGLDCVTAGIIIEEISRGDFNVGYIPLLASLNGQIIAQHAAPELAREWLGEITAGRKVVCIALTEPSGGSDAANLRLKAEHSVDGYILNGEKTSISMADQADVAVVFARTGTQESRANGISAFLVPMDSPGISTTRFDDAGQRCIGRGSIFFDNVRVPASHRLGDEGQGFKQVMQGFDYSRALIGLQCLATAQQSLDETWQWLTERDAFGQKLSAFQGLTHPLAEYQTYVQAARLQCYYALWLKDSGQRHNAEAAMNKWWGPKLAFDVVKQCMLAHGHTGWGEDLPFSQRMRDVLGLQIGDGTAQIMKNIIARECIPR; encoded by the coding sequence ATGAATTTCGGTTTCAACGAGCATCAAACCGCCATTCGCGACAGCGTGGCACGCTTCAGTGCCGATGTGCTCATGCCCGGCTACCGACGTCGTGAACGCGAAGGATGTATCGAGCGGTCGCTGATCGAGCAGATGGGGGGAATGGGCCTGCTGGGTGGCGAACTGCCGGAGGCGTTCGGCGGCAGCGGTCTGGATTGCGTCACGGCCGGCATCATCATCGAAGAGATCTCCCGCGGCGACTTCAACGTGGGCTACATCCCGTTACTGGCTTCACTCAATGGCCAGATCATCGCGCAGCATGCCGCGCCTGAACTGGCGCGCGAGTGGCTCGGCGAAATCACCGCCGGCCGCAAGGTCGTGTGCATTGCCCTGACCGAACCCAGCGGCGGCTCGGATGCGGCGAACCTACGCCTCAAGGCCGAACACAGCGTCGACGGTTACATCCTCAACGGCGAAAAGACCTCGATTTCTATGGCTGACCAGGCGGACGTGGCGGTGGTGTTTGCCCGCACGGGCACGCAGGAATCGCGCGCCAACGGCATCAGCGCCTTCCTCGTCCCGATGGACTCGCCCGGCATCAGCACCACCCGTTTCGATGATGCCGGCCAGCGCTGCATCGGTCGTGGCTCGATCTTCTTCGACAACGTCCGGGTGCCGGCCAGCCATCGCCTGGGTGATGAGGGCCAGGGCTTCAAGCAGGTCATGCAGGGGTTCGACTACAGCCGCGCGCTGATCGGCCTGCAGTGCCTGGCCACGGCCCAGCAATCGCTGGACGAAACCTGGCAATGGCTGACCGAGCGCGATGCCTTCGGGCAAAAGCTCTCCGCCTTTCAAGGCCTTACGCATCCGCTGGCCGAGTACCAGACCTACGTGCAGGCCGCGCGGCTGCAATGCTATTACGCACTCTGGTTAAAGGATTCAGGGCAGCGCCACAACGCTGAAGCGGCAATGAATAAATGGTGGGGACCAAAACTCGCGTTCGATGTCGTGAAGCAGTGCATGCTTGCCCACGGTCATACAGGCTGGGGCGAGGATCTGCCCTTCTCGCAGCGCATGCGGGACGTGCTGGGGCTGCAGATTGGTGACGGCACGGCGCAGATCATGAAAAATATCATCGCCCGTGAATGCATACCCAGGTAG
- a CDS encoding enoyl-CoA hydratase-related protein, with protein MNYEDILYSEADGVATITINRPERYNAFRGQTCMELLDAFNRAGWNKAIGVIVFTGAGDKAFCTGGDQGAHEGQYDGRGLIGLPVEELQNLIREVPKPVIARVNGFAIGGGHVLHVVCDLSIASENAIFGQVGPKVGSVDPGYGTAYLSRVIGEKRAREIWYLCRKYSAQQAYDWGLVNAVVPHAELDAEVSKWCDEILEKSPTALSIAKRSFNADSANIGGIGGLGMQALSLYYDTDEAKEGTAAFKEKRKPNFRQFYK; from the coding sequence ATGAACTACGAAGACATCCTCTACAGCGAAGCCGACGGCGTCGCGACCATCACCATCAACCGCCCGGAGCGCTACAACGCGTTTCGCGGCCAGACCTGCATGGAGCTGCTCGACGCCTTCAACCGGGCCGGTTGGAACAAGGCCATTGGCGTCATCGTATTCACCGGCGCCGGCGACAAAGCCTTCTGCACGGGCGGGGATCAAGGTGCGCATGAGGGCCAATACGACGGTCGCGGCCTGATCGGACTGCCTGTCGAAGAGTTGCAGAATCTGATTCGCGAAGTGCCCAAGCCCGTCATCGCGCGGGTCAATGGATTCGCCATTGGCGGCGGGCACGTACTCCATGTGGTCTGCGACCTGAGCATCGCCTCTGAAAACGCCATCTTCGGCCAGGTCGGCCCAAAGGTCGGCTCGGTCGATCCCGGCTATGGCACCGCATACCTCAGCCGGGTGATCGGCGAGAAACGCGCCCGGGAGATTTGGTACCTGTGCCGTAAATACAGCGCGCAGCAAGCGTATGACTGGGGCCTGGTCAACGCCGTGGTGCCCCACGCTGAACTCGATGCCGAAGTGAGTAAGTGGTGCGACGAAATTCTGGAAAAGAGCCCGACCGCCCTCTCCATCGCCAAGCGCTCGTTCAATGCCGACAGCGCCAATATTGGCGGGATCGGCGGGCTCGGGATGCAGGCGCTGAGCCTGTACTACGACACCGACGAAGCCAAGGAAGGGACCGCGGCGTTCAAGGAAAAGCGCAAGCCGAACTTCCGTCAGTTCTACAAGTAA
- a CDS encoding SDR family NAD(P)-dependent oxidoreductase, translating into MKGLSGKTVIITGGGGGIGRALCLRFAAEGSRVAVLDRDEAAAQSTAELVTEAGGNAVAYAADITDYAAIVETVEKIGRDLGVPTVLVNNAGFDRFMPFLKTEPGMWQQLIDINLTGALNMHHVVLPKMLEAGGGKVINIASDAARVGSSGEAVYAACKAGLIGLSKTLARELASKNINFNVVCPGPTDTALLKSVAATSNNPEKLLEAFKNAVPKRRLGQPEDYPGIVCLLASDDADFITGQVISVSGGLTMAG; encoded by the coding sequence ATGAAAGGCCTATCTGGAAAAACCGTGATCATCACGGGCGGTGGCGGTGGCATTGGCCGCGCGCTCTGCCTGCGCTTTGCCGCCGAGGGCAGCCGAGTCGCGGTGCTCGATCGTGACGAAGCAGCTGCGCAGAGCACAGCCGAGCTTGTCACCGAAGCCGGCGGCAACGCAGTGGCCTATGCCGCGGACATTACCGACTACGCCGCTATCGTCGAAACGGTAGAAAAGATTGGACGCGACCTGGGTGTGCCAACCGTGCTCGTCAACAATGCGGGCTTCGACCGCTTCATGCCGTTTCTCAAGACCGAGCCAGGCATGTGGCAGCAGCTGATCGATATCAACCTGACCGGCGCGCTCAACATGCACCACGTGGTGCTGCCGAAAATGCTCGAAGCCGGCGGCGGCAAGGTCATCAACATTGCCTCCGATGCCGCGCGCGTCGGCTCCTCGGGGGAAGCGGTCTACGCCGCATGCAAAGCGGGCTTGATCGGGCTGTCGAAGACCTTGGCGCGGGAGCTGGCCAGCAAGAACATCAATTTCAACGTCGTCTGCCCCGGCCCCACCGATACCGCGCTGCTGAAAAGCGTGGCGGCCACGTCGAACAATCCGGAGAAGCTGCTTGAAGCGTTCAAGAACGCCGTTCCCAAGCGTCGTCTTGGCCAACCGGAAGACTATCCCGGCATCGTCTGTTTGCTTGCTAGCGACGATGCCGACTTCATTACTGGACAGGTCATCAGCGTGTCCGGCGGACTGACCATGGCTGGCTGA